The following nucleotide sequence is from Fusarium graminearum PH-1 chromosome 1, whole genome shotgun sequence.
CGGAGCCCCAGCCTTCTCAATATACTCAAAAATTATCAATAATGGATTGATCCAGATCAAAAACTCAATATATCAAGTCAAGGTTTACCTAACAACTAACTtttccaacaagaacacaTATATAACAGGTAGAAGAAGCATCTCCCGGGCTTTACGCACAGTAGCtatttcttcctcttgcaacacaacatcaagcaaCTTCAAAATGTCTACTCGATCCACTAAGTCTCAAGCTACTCCAAAGAGCACCAAGTGCAAGCAAAAGCACTTACCGTCAGTCAATCCCTGGTCCAACACTCCACACAGCTAACCAGCGTCGCAGGCATCGCGCAACAATGCAGCCTGGACAAAAAAGCCTCCACAGTGACAATGGCTGTTCCAGCTGTTTATTTCATATCGTTGCAGTACTAGAATGTATTGCTGCGCTCGCATCTCTTCTGGCTGTGGAAGAATGAAGCGAGACCCATTCGATCAGGTAAGAACACAATATATACGATCGGGGCGTGGGGGTTCAAGACTTAGTATGTAGTGTTGGATGTTGTTCAGTGGCTGAATCGCTTAATAGCTGCTTGCATTATCGCTTTTCGAGTTTATCATTAGTCTGAAAGATTGACGCCGCTGGTGCTTGAATACTAAAAGGCGGAATGGGACTATTGGCCTTTACTCTTGCTTCTGGTTCAACCTACGCAGAGCATATCTCAGTATACCTAATAAAGACTCTTGAATCGGCAATGCCTCTTCCTGAAGTTTGGGGTTATCTACACAAGCATGTTTACGGCAAACCTCTATATTCTATAGCTGAGAACGGTATACTTAGATAACTAAAAGAGTTACGATTGCTGCCTACATACATATGATAAGATTCACTGTCAAGGTCGAAATGTAATACTTGCTCAGTTCATTCTTTTGAGGCAGTCTGGTGAACTGTTTGTTAGTGTTGGTGATGTGTCGTTGGTGTTTAGCTCATGTTCTAAGTTCTAACGATTGTACATACAAGTGGAGCTTATCGATAACGCGGGCGTGGATCCATGCAAGCTAGACTAGCAAGCCAAGCTCTCTTAGCGTTCCAACGACAATCAACTTTCTTCGTTGCACGCGTTTTCTTTTgcgacatcaacaacaaacgcCAGCTTCTCTATCATCACGATATAAGAGAGTCGAAATGTCGGCGATCTACAATCTCGAACCGCAACCCACTGCGTCCGTCATTATCCACACCACTCGAGGCGAACTCTCTGTCGAGCTGTTCGCCAAACAAGCGCCGTTGACATGTCGCAACTTCTTACAACTAGCCCTCGACGGCTACTACGATAACACGATATTCCACCGATTGGTTCCTGGCTTCATTCTGCAGGGTGGCGATCCCACCGGCACTGGCAACGGCGGAGAGTCGATTTACGATGGAGGCGCATTCAGCGGTGATCTGGATCCTTGGCCCATGGACCAGCGCATGGGCAAGAACGCAGGGCCAACAGGAATCAATTTCAAGGATGAATTCCATTCGCGTCTCAAATTTAATCGCCGAGGCCTACTGGGTTCCGCGAACGAATCGCGCCCGGATACAAACAGCAGTCAGTTCTTCTTCACCCTCGACACGGCTGAGGAATTGAATGGAAAAAACACCATGTTTGGACGAATTGCTGGCGATACGGTCTACAATTTGGCGAAAATGGGCGAAGGAGAAGTGGATGAAGCTACAGAACGCCCAACATACCCGGTCAAGATCGAGCGCATAGAAATCTTGATAAACCCATTTGAAGATATGAAGAAGCGATCTCGAGTTGCTGCCGTTGCGCCGTCTaaaacaaccacaaccaaagataaaaagaagaagcgaaaaGGCGGGAAACAACTGCTGAGCTTTGGCGACGACGAAGGCGACGACGAAATGCCTGTgctaaagaagaagaaatttGATCCCAGAATCGTTATGGAAGCGCCGGAGGAAGCTCCGGAGCAAGACGAAGTTCGCAGCAAACCaacaaaggccaagaaggagcgaGCATCGGAAAAAAGAGTGTCAATCGCtcaagaggaacaagataACTCAGATCAGACCACCCCCCGCGAGCCACCCAAGGAGGTTCGGCAAAAACCTGCCCCAcctgtcaagatggagatcGAGGACGAATCACCTGAACCGGAAGCCCCCCGAAAGACAGCATTGGAGCGAGCCAATGAAGAGATGGCAGCACTCAAGGCGTCCATGCGACGAACGATACACTCTGAAGAACCcgtgaaggagaagaagaagtctgcGCTGGAATCTATGATCCCCGAAACATCAATGAGGGGACGAAAACGACGACCAGGAGCGGCCAACACTTCAGCAGCGGACGACGCTAAAGCGCTCCGCATGCTCAAAGCCTTTCAGTCAAGATTGGAGAAGGCACCTCcagagaaagagaatgaaCCAGCGGCTCGTGAAACTACCAAGGATGGGGAAGACGCGCAAGCTGGGGACGAGGAAGCTGAGTTGTGTGATCTGCACTTCATCGCAAATTGCCAAAGTTGCACGTCATGGGATAAGCAAGAAAAGGATGagagcgacgacgagggtTGGATGTCGCATGCTCTCAGCTTTGCGGCAGATAAACTCGGTAAGGATCTAAGCAACCGTAGAAaggcggaggaggagctcGTTGTGATTGATCCACGCGAGAAGGCTCGGACtctcaaggatgagaagaaggcagctAGGGACGCACGACAAGGAAACTCGGGTCGAGCGTGGGATCAAGCACGAGATGCAGCAAGgaatgccaagatggcacaAGCCGCCTCGCTTGCAGGACGCGGAGCAAAATGAACGAAGAGAATCATGTAGATATATCTTTGAGTTGTGTTGAACCTGTTGGTAGTTCAGCTTGTAGCCATATTAGGAATAGTCAGTCCGTAATACCCAGCATAGAAGCATTGAGACCATGTTCCGTGCCTCAGGGTTCAGAAATTGGTCATTGGAagtataagagacgaaattaatagATCAGCTTATACTACTTGGACTGGGCTTCTTAGACTAGGCATTTGCGTTTataccccaagacttaggAGACCATCTTTTTTGTTATCTACTAAATAGTAAATAGTAGCCATACTTGCATTCCTTCTCAGTACTTAACTGATGTTGTCCCTGGTTGTCCACTATCATTCTAATTGCATGTGAGACAAAATAGCTTAGTTACCTTTTACTATATTAGACCCGCTCTTGAGCTGTTTGTTTTCTGTATCCTAAGCATGGAAGTCTACTACCTCTGGACGGGACGACATCCATGTCTGTTTGGTGAAGAAAAGTGACAAGATGAATTGTAACTGCCGTCCCCACATTAGCGAGATCATGCCGATCGatcgtgatgatgatgttgattgtcTTCAATGAGATAATAAATACTACAAACAATGAAAAATTAACAACCCAACTTGTCTTTTAATTTCCAAGACATTGTGAACTTGAACAGCCAAGAGACAATGATATTGAAACGGCATCATCAACGTTGAGACCTGTGgcttttcttcaacgtcgACTTGGGACAGATCGAGAGATCTCTTAGTGggcaacagaaaagttggcctctgaGCTGTagtgtataaaaataaatagcccaaGAGATCCTATCTATGTGGCATTAACTGActtactaatttcgtctctcatgatCCTAGCCGCCAACTTTTCTGGCACCCTAAGATCCTGTCTTATCATCAcgtggagatggagattccCATGCGAAATGCTGTTCTTTGATTGGACTAAAAATATTTGACATCTGATCCGCTCGCTGCAAATGCTCCGGAGACCCATAATCGTAGCGACGGTCAActtcagcatcaccaccgtCACGGAACTGCACCACTACCTCTAGCACTATTACTGCCCGCCCACCCTACCACCTACTATCCAAGTCGCAACACCGGTACTTGTCGCCTGTACATCGCCTGTAGCTCTACGTTTCAGAATGGGCACGCTGCCCACCAGCTCTTATCATCCTTGATCTATATAGACTCAGGCCCACCTTGAGTCCAGCAATCTGCCTTTTCTACCATCTACATAACTTTAGGCAGAACGCGCTTCGCAACTCATATTGCTTTAAGGCATCACCACCGCGAGCTCCGTACACGAGGTAGAGCAGAAGTGtggctgtctttgagttCCGAACGTTGTTATCCCCTTCCGCGATCCGATTCGCAAGGCTGCGCTGCGCCTCTTGGCCGCAAAATCTCATTGAATTGCTTGATCTTATCCTTTGCGATAACACATTCCACTTTAACTCTTCCACGCGCACTCGCGATTCTTCGCTACCTACTTTTAACCTCAGTCACGCACGCCTATCGTGTTTCTTTCCACAACCCCGAGACGGCCGAGCAAAAACATCAATCGTTGACCGCTTACTACGAATGACGTTTGCGCAATCTCGTGCGGAATTGTTAATAAATCACAAATTTACTCTCCAGAGTTACCGGCCTTCCTAGGCAATCATTGCGTGAAATCGACTACTATCAAGGCGACAACTCCTCCGAGAACATCACAACTCCCGAACAAACCCAACAGGATTAGGCATCGATAGCAGCCAATTCACTCGAAACAAATCCCACCGCTTCTGTTGAAGCGCCCACCTTCCAGAACCCTTCTCATGTCTGCACCCAACCCTAGGAAACGAGCAGCACCGGGAGCATCGCCTATTGTGCCTATACCGCAGCAAATGCAACCACAATACAACGCTGGAAACGGGGCGGGCAATCAGGGACCGCGATGGACTGGAATGGACCCCTCGAACTACATGAATGGAGTGGACGGACTCATGGACGATAATAAAAACTCGTTTGGTCTCGTTCCGGCACAGCAGCAATATTCCCAGCCCGTGCCGACCCCATCAAACACAATTGCGCGGCGGCAAATGAATCACGCACTTGTTCCGACAAACCAACGAAGTTTTGATGGAGTAGTTGAGCCATGGGGAAACTTCGTCGGTGATGAAAACACACTACTTCAAGGAAATTTCGAAAACCTGAACGAGCAGGACAATGTCGAGGTGCTGGAGGAGAGGGCCCAAAAGGCAAAACGGGACGCGCAAGCCAAGCGCAAGCAGATCCCGCCGTTTGTGCAGAAGCTGAGCAGGTAAGTTTGTGTGTAGCCGACGAATTGAAAGAGGCACGCTAACAATCTCAAAGTTTCCTAGAGGAGCGCAAAAACGAAGACTTAATCCGATGGTCGGAAAAGGGAGATTCGTTCATTGTGCTTGATGAGGACGAATTTGCCAAGACTTTGATCCCGGAGTTGTTCAAGCACAACAACTATGCCTCCTTTGTTCGACAACTCAACATGTATGGCTTCCACAAACGCGTGGGGCTGTCAGACAATTCAATGCGAGCCAGTGAGCGCAAAAACAAGAGCCCAAGCGAATACTCCAACCCTTATTTCCGACGAGGGCACCCGAATCTTTTGTGGCTGATCAACAAACCCAAAAGTGggagcaaagccaagaa
It contains:
- a CDS encoding peptidyl-prolyl isomerase CWC27, whose amino-acid sequence is MSAIYNLEPQPTASVIIHTTRGELSVELFAKQAPLTCRNFLQLALDGYYDNTIFHRLVPGFILQGGDPTGTGNGGESIYDGGAFSGDLDPWPMDQRMGKNAGPTGINFKDEFHSRLKFNRRGLLGSANESRPDTNSSQFFFTLDTAEELNGKNTMFGRIAGDTVYNLAKMGEGEVDEATERPTYPVKIERIEILINPFEDMKKRSRVAAVAPSKTTTTKDKKKKRKGGKQLLSFGDDEGDDEMPVLKKKKFDPRIVMEAPEEAPEQDEVRSKPTKAKKERASEKRVSIAQEEQDNSDQTTPREPPKEVRQKPAPPVKMEIEDESPEPEAPRKTALERANEEMAALKASMRRTIHSEEPVKEKKKSALESMIPETSMRGRKRRPGAANTSAADDAKALRMLKAFQSRLEKAPPEKENEPAARETTKDGEDAQAGDEEAELCDLHFIANCQSCTSWDKQEKDESDDEGWMSHALSFAADKLGKDLSNRRKAEEELVVIDPREKARTLKDEKKAARDARQGNSGRAWDQARDAARNAKMAQAASLAGRGAK